From the genome of Bacteroides sp. MSB163, one region includes:
- a CDS encoding CDGSH iron-sulfur domain-containing protein, with translation MENEKNIVAITATPNGPFIVEGNFKLIDREGKAEIRTGRIALCRCGKSYKQPFCDGTHRKIHYNDLSLK, from the coding sequence ATGGAAAATGAAAAGAATATAGTAGCCATCACAGCTACACCGAATGGACCTTTCATTGTAGAAGGCAATTTTAAACTGATAGACAGAGAAGGAAAAGCAGAAATACGAACAGGTAGAATTGCCTTATGCCGGTGCGGTAAGTCCTATAAACAACCCTTTTGCGATGGTACACACCGGAAAATCCACTATAATGATTTGTCTTTGAAATAA
- a CDS encoding IMPACT family protein, whose product MSEDTYKTISAPSEGIYTEKRSKFIAIALPVRTVDEVKSHLEVYQKKYYDARHVCYAYMLGPERKDFRANDNGEPSGTAGKPILGQINSNELTDILIIVVRYFGGIKLGTSGLIVAYKAAAAEAIAVAEVIEKTVDEAVTFLFEYPFMNDVMRIVKEEEPEILEQSYDMDCRMTLRIRKSMMPKLRARLEKVETLRFGEV is encoded by the coding sequence ATGAGTGAAGATACCTACAAAACCATAAGCGCCCCTTCCGAAGGGATTTACACTGAGAAGCGCAGCAAGTTCATTGCTATCGCTTTGCCCGTGCGTACTGTCGATGAGGTAAAATCGCATCTGGAAGTTTATCAGAAGAAATATTATGATGCCCGCCACGTCTGCTACGCCTATATGCTAGGGCCCGAACGTAAAGATTTCCGCGCCAATGATAACGGAGAACCTTCCGGTACGGCAGGAAAGCCGATCCTGGGACAGATAAACTCCAATGAACTGACGGATATACTGATAATCGTTGTCCGTTATTTTGGCGGCATAAAGTTGGGAACAAGCGGACTGATTGTTGCTTATAAAGCTGCTGCCGCCGAGGCGATAGCTGTTGCCGAAGTGATAGAGAAAACGGTGGACGAAGCGGTGACCTTCTTGTTTGAATATCCCTTTATGAATGATGTAATGCGTATCGTAAAGGAAGAAGAACCGGAAATTCTGGAACAGTCGTATGATATGGATTGCCGTATGACACTTCGCATCCGGAAGTCGATGATGCCGAAGTTGAGGGCGCGTCTGGAAAAAGTAGAGACATTACGCTTCGGGGAAGTGTAA
- a CDS encoding glycerate kinase: MKKVVIAIDSFKGCLPSAEAGKAAAEGIRSVYPECEVICLPIADGGEGMLDVLIMATNGQEIPISAHDPLMKWHNTYYGISENGKTAFIEMASISGLPLVPPEKRNPMLTTTYGTGEIIRDALERGCRNFTIGIGGSATNDAGLGMLQALGFHFSDKKGKEIGTGRGEALIKVAHIDSTCVHPALNSCRFTVACDVQNPFYGPEGAAYVFAPQKGADREMVEALDAGLQNFAEVIRHTTGKDISNHPGAGAAGGMGGSLLAFLNAELKPGIQLMLEALDFSNKIKNADLIITGEGKADRQTLMGKVPSGILAEARKQDIPVILLAGNIEDSDELQQAGFEGVFSVNPPFISLEESMRPEVARKNIQQTVECICKKK; this comes from the coding sequence ATGAAGAAAGTAGTCATAGCTATTGACTCCTTTAAAGGATGTTTACCCTCGGCAGAAGCTGGAAAAGCAGCTGCCGAGGGTATTCGTTCCGTATACCCGGAATGTGAAGTTATCTGCCTGCCCATAGCCGATGGAGGCGAAGGAATGCTGGATGTGCTGATTATGGCAACCAACGGTCAGGAAATTCCGATTTCCGCCCACGATCCATTGATGAAGTGGCACAATACTTATTACGGCATTTCCGAAAATGGGAAAACAGCTTTCATAGAAATGGCGAGCATCAGCGGATTGCCTCTAGTTCCTCCGGAAAAAAGAAACCCGATGCTGACTACCACTTACGGCACGGGAGAAATCATTCGTGATGCTTTGGAGCGTGGTTGCCGCAACTTTACCATTGGCATCGGTGGCAGTGCAACCAATGATGCCGGGTTAGGAATGCTTCAGGCATTAGGCTTTCATTTTTCAGACAAGAAGGGTAAAGAAATAGGGACAGGCCGTGGAGAAGCATTAATAAAAGTAGCGCATATAGACAGCACTTGTGTCCATCCGGCTTTAAACAGTTGCCGATTTACTGTTGCCTGCGATGTACAAAATCCATTCTATGGTCCCGAAGGAGCGGCTTATGTCTTTGCGCCTCAGAAAGGAGCAGACCGGGAAATGGTGGAGGCATTGGATGCAGGACTGCAAAACTTTGCAGAAGTCATCCGTCATACGACGGGAAAAGATATTTCCAATCATCCCGGAGCCGGTGCCGCCGGAGGTATGGGCGGTAGTCTGCTGGCTTTCCTGAATGCGGAACTGAAACCCGGCATACAACTGATGCTGGAAGCTCTTGACTTCAGTAATAAAATAAAAAACGCTGACTTGATCATTACCGGAGAAGGAAAAGCTGACCGGCAAACATTGATGGGAAAAGTTCCTTCCGGCATACTTGCTGAAGCCCGGAAACAAGATATTCCGGTAATCCTGTTAGCCGGCAATATAGAAGATTCGGATGAATTACAACAGGCCGGGTTTGAAGGGGTCTTCTCTGTTAACCCTCCATTCATATCGTTAGAAGAATCTATGAGACCGGAAGTTGCACGCAAAAATATACAGCAAACAGTCGAATGTATTTGCAAGAAGAAATGA
- a CDS encoding flavodoxin family protein, which yields MKILIINGSPRKQGHISKMLQLMETEARANGDEVTVIRVADLQIRSCIGCMSCREKLKCCLPEDDAQRVLKQIEEAQALIIGAPCYWGNLPGQLKVMFDRIVYGMMGETSRGIPIGLHKGKKAVIVSTCTTPYPFNIFFNQTRGVVKALKEILKWSGFKVFSTIEKGGTKQHPGLTERVMKRCCGVIHKL from the coding sequence ATGAAAATACTGATTATCAACGGAAGTCCCCGTAAGCAAGGACATATTTCGAAAATGCTGCAATTGATGGAAACGGAAGCCCGGGCGAATGGTGACGAAGTTACTGTGATTAGAGTGGCTGACCTGCAAATCCGTTCCTGCATCGGCTGTATGAGTTGCCGTGAGAAACTGAAATGTTGTTTGCCTGAGGATGATGCACAACGTGTGCTGAAGCAGATAGAAGAAGCGCAAGCACTGATAATCGGTGCTCCCTGCTATTGGGGAAACCTGCCGGGACAACTGAAAGTGATGTTCGACCGCATCGTTTACGGAATGATGGGAGAGACCTCACGAGGTATTCCCATCGGCCTGCATAAAGGTAAAAAGGCAGTTATCGTAAGCACTTGCACTACTCCATATCCTTTCAATATATTCTTTAATCAGACAAGGGGAGTAGTAAAGGCGCTGAAAGAAATCCTGAAATGGAGCGGCTTTAAAGTTTTTTCAACCATCGAGAAAGGCGGAACGAAACAACATCCCGGACTGACGGAAAGAGTAATGAAACGTTGTTGCGGAGTGATACATAAACTCTGA
- a CDS encoding FKBP-type peptidyl-prolyl cis-trans isomerase: MGRKEEYKLQNEQYLEALRAGNDIRELPCGILYRVLEEGNGGNTPRLNSVVTVHYKGTLINGHEFDNSWKRNYPEAFRLNEVIEGWQIALQRMHVGDHWIVYIPYAMGYGTRSSGPIPAFSTLVFDVQLLGIA; the protein is encoded by the coding sequence ATGGGACGAAAAGAAGAATATAAATTGCAAAATGAGCAGTACCTGGAGGCTTTGCGTGCAGGGAATGATATCCGGGAACTGCCTTGCGGAATTCTATATCGGGTATTGGAAGAAGGGAATGGCGGCAATACTCCCCGTTTGAATAGCGTTGTAACTGTGCATTATAAAGGCACTTTGATAAATGGCCACGAGTTCGATAACTCTTGGAAACGGAATTACCCTGAGGCTTTTCGTCTGAATGAAGTCATTGAAGGCTGGCAGATAGCCCTGCAACGAATGCATGTAGGAGATCATTGGATTGTTTATATTCCTTATGCAATGGGATATGGTACACGTAGCAGTGGTCCTATTCCGGCTTTCTCTACTTTGGTGTTTGACGTCCAGCTATTGGGAATTGCGTAA
- a CDS encoding aspartate dehydrogenase domain-containing protein, which yields MKKLVIVGCGRLAGIVSDAVVNGLLPEYDLVGVYSRTAEKAERIVSKMQQHEKSCVACTTPEDLLALKPDYLVEAASPAAMKEFALPALKNGTSIVTLSIGALADTAFYQEVMETAKANGTRVYIVSGATGGFDVLRTASLMGNAKAKFFNEKGPDALKGTAVYDEALQTDQRVVFSGNATEAIAMFPTKVNVAVAASLASIGPENMEMSIQSTPGFVGDTQRVEIKNNQVHAVIDVYSATAEIAGWSVVNTLLNITSPIVFF from the coding sequence ATGAAAAAATTAGTTATTGTCGGATGTGGACGACTGGCCGGAATAGTTTCGGATGCAGTTGTTAATGGCTTGTTGCCGGAATATGATTTAGTTGGAGTTTACTCACGTACAGCAGAAAAAGCTGAACGTATAGTTAGTAAAATGCAGCAGCACGAGAAATCCTGCGTAGCATGTACAACCCCGGAAGATTTACTGGCACTGAAACCGGATTATCTGGTAGAAGCAGCCTCTCCTGCTGCCATGAAAGAGTTCGCGTTACCCGCCCTAAAGAACGGTACTTCCATCGTCACCTTGTCTATCGGTGCTCTGGCAGACACTGCTTTCTATCAGGAAGTGATGGAGACTGCCAAAGCGAACGGTACGCGTGTATACATCGTTTCCGGTGCTACGGGCGGTTTCGATGTTCTGCGGACAGCTTCTTTAATGGGAAATGCAAAAGCTAAATTCTTTAATGAAAAAGGTCCTGATGCCTTGAAGGGAACAGCTGTATATGATGAGGCATTGCAAACGGATCAACGTGTTGTCTTCTCAGGAAATGCTACTGAAGCCATAGCCATGTTCCCAACCAAAGTCAATGTAGCCGTTGCTGCTTCACTGGCCTCCATCGGCCCGGAGAATATGGAAATGTCCATACAATCCACTCCCGGATTCGTGGGAGACACTCAAAGAGTGGAAATAAAGAACAATCAGGTGCATGCCGTAATTGATGTGTACAGCGCCACTGCTGAAATTGCAGGGTGGTCTGTTGTGAACACCCTGCTTAACATAACATCACCGATTGTATTCTTCTGA
- a CDS encoding D-isomer specific 2-hydroxyacid dehydrogenase family protein: MFRKLVAIEPVSLIPSAEKALHSYAEKVVMFPDVPAGDDEIVARIGDADAVLLSYTSQINRSVLEKCPDIKYIGMCCSLYSPESANVDIRYANERGITVTGIRDYGDEGVVEYVVSELVRCLHGFGQESWEEMPREITGLKVGVIGLGKSGGMIADALKFLGADIAYFARSEKEDAAAKGYRFLPLGELLSQSEVVFCCLNKNTVLLHEAEFEQLGNKKILFNTGLSPAWDEPAFVKWLKGDNLCFCDTLGALGGAHLLSHPHVRCMQVSTGRTRQAFDRLSEKVLANIEAYNR, translated from the coding sequence ATGTTTCGTAAACTTGTAGCAATAGAACCCGTAAGTCTGATTCCGTCAGCAGAAAAAGCACTGCATTCGTATGCAGAAAAGGTAGTGATGTTCCCTGATGTTCCGGCAGGGGATGATGAAATAGTAGCCCGTATCGGAGATGCCGATGCTGTGCTATTGAGTTATACTTCACAAATAAACAGGAGTGTGCTTGAGAAGTGCCCGGATATAAAGTATATCGGTATGTGCTGCTCGCTGTATTCACCGGAGAGTGCCAATGTAGACATTCGTTATGCGAACGAGCGGGGGATTACTGTAACCGGTATCCGGGATTATGGGGATGAAGGTGTGGTGGAATATGTAGTCAGCGAACTGGTGCGTTGCTTGCATGGATTTGGTCAGGAATCCTGGGAAGAAATGCCCCGGGAGATCACAGGGCTGAAAGTAGGTGTCATAGGATTGGGTAAATCCGGTGGTATGATTGCCGATGCACTGAAATTTTTGGGGGCGGATATTGCTTATTTTGCCCGTAGTGAAAAAGAGGATGCGGCTGCCAAAGGATATCGTTTCTTACCCTTGGGAGAACTTCTTTCTCAGAGTGAAGTCGTTTTTTGTTGTCTCAATAAGAATACAGTCCTGTTGCATGAGGCTGAGTTCGAACAACTCGGAAATAAAAAGATATTGTTCAATACCGGGCTGTCTCCGGCATGGGACGAACCCGCGTTCGTTAAGTGGCTGAAAGGTGATAACCTTTGTTTTTGTGATACACTGGGAGCTTTGGGTGGAGCACATCTTTTAAGCCATCCGCATGTCCGCTGTATGCAGGTATCTACAGGCCGTACCCGTCAGGCGTTTGACCGCCTGAGCGAGAAAGTACTGGCCAATATAGAAGCATATAACCGATAA
- a CDS encoding DUF6249 domain-containing protein — MMDFIMVPTILAIITLGIYKLFELFVCKKERLMLIEKMGDKYQPDVACMPKLYGNFSFSALKLGCLLVGMGLGLLIGFVICTSAIPGYLDKDVDNWRVYRETVSLVYGACVLSLGGIGLIAAFIAELKLSKK, encoded by the coding sequence ATGATGGATTTTATCATGGTGCCTACGATTTTGGCAATTATTACTTTGGGGATTTACAAACTGTTTGAACTGTTCGTATGTAAAAAGGAGCGCTTGATGCTTATTGAAAAGATGGGAGATAAGTATCAACCGGATGTGGCTTGTATGCCGAAACTTTATGGTAACTTTTCTTTTTCAGCATTGAAATTAGGATGTCTGCTGGTGGGTATGGGCTTAGGATTGTTGATAGGATTTGTAATTTGCACTTCGGCAATTCCCGGATATTTAGATAAGGATGTGGATAACTGGCGTGTTTATCGTGAGACAGTATCTTTGGTCTATGGAGCTTGTGTACTTTCATTGGGAGGTATCGGGCTTATCGCGGCCTTTATTGCAGAGTTGAAGCTTAGTAAAAAATGA
- a CDS encoding RNA polymerase sigma factor: MENNETHIIQRILRGETALYEYFLNQHGQQVFSLIARIICNQEDAEELTQDVFLKAFQHLSSFKAESSFSTWIYSIAYNTAISATRKKKFDTFAMDDTLLANISDQQVDETLNDESEEMIIRLNRAIEKLNSDERALITLFYYEEKSLNETALILGLTESNAKVKLHRVRKKIYVLIKQEEV; this comes from the coding sequence ATGGAGAATAACGAAACACATATTATCCAACGCATACTGAGAGGAGAAACTGCTCTATACGAATACTTCCTGAATCAACACGGTCAACAGGTCTTTTCCCTGATTGCCCGTATCATCTGTAACCAGGAAGATGCCGAGGAGTTGACGCAAGACGTTTTTCTGAAAGCGTTCCAACATCTCTCCTCTTTCAAAGCCGAAAGCTCATTCTCAACATGGATTTATTCCATTGCTTATAATACGGCGATTTCGGCAACCCGTAAGAAAAAATTCGATACCTTTGCCATGGACGATACGTTGCTCGCCAACATTTCCGACCAACAAGTAGATGAAACGCTTAATGATGAAAGTGAGGAAATGATTATCAGATTAAACAGAGCCATAGAAAAACTTAACTCAGACGAACGTGCCTTGATTACCTTGTTCTACTACGAAGAAAAGTCATTGAATGAAACTGCCCTGATTCTGGGCCTGACGGAAAGCAATGCAAAAGTAAAATTGCATCGCGTACGCAAAAAGATATATGTACTCATAAAACAAGAGGAAGTATGA
- a CDS encoding DUF1015 domain-containing protein: MAIIKPFKGIRPPQELVEQVASRPYDVLNSAEAREEAKGNEKSLYHIIKPEIDFPVGTDEHDECVYQKAAENFQMFQDKGWLVQDDKENYYVYAQTMNGKTQYGLVVGAYVPDYMNGVIKKHELTRRDKEEDRMKHVRVNNANIEPVFFAYPDNATLDAIIAHYTAEKPVYDFIAPGDGFGHTFWIIDKQEDIDAITKEFAKMPALYIADGHHRSAAAALVGAEKAKQNPNHTGDEEYNYFMAVCFPANQLTIIDYNRVVKDLNGLTPEQFLTAVSKNFTVEEKGTEIYKPAGLHNFSLYLDGKWYSLTAKPGTYNDNDPIGVLDVTISSNLILDEVLGIKDLRSDKRIDFVGGIRGLGELKKRVDSGEMKVALALYPVSMKQLMDIADTGNIMPPKTTWFEPKLRSGLVIHKLD; encoded by the coding sequence ATGGCAATAATTAAACCGTTTAAAGGTATCCGTCCACCGCAGGAGCTGGTGGAGCAGGTGGCTTCCCGCCCGTATGATGTGCTGAACTCAGCAGAAGCACGTGAAGAGGCAAAAGGAAACGAAAAATCGTTGTATCATATCATTAAACCCGAAATAGACTTTCCCGTAGGTACCGACGAACACGATGAATGTGTTTATCAGAAAGCTGCCGAAAACTTCCAGATGTTTCAGGACAAAGGCTGGCTGGTACAGGATGATAAAGAAAACTACTACGTCTATGCGCAGACCATGAATGGGAAAACGCAATACGGTTTAGTAGTAGGTGCCTATGTACCTGATTATATGAACGGCGTCATCAAGAAACATGAGCTGACCCGTCGCGATAAGGAAGAAGACCGTATGAAGCATGTTCGTGTGAATAATGCCAATATCGAACCGGTATTCTTTGCATATCCTGACAATGCTACTCTGGATGCTATTATCGCTCATTATACAGCCGAAAAGCCGGTATATGATTTCATTGCTCCTGGTGATGGCTTTGGTCATACTTTCTGGATTATTGATAAGCAGGAAGACATTGATGCCATTACGAAGGAATTTGCTAAGATGCCCGCTCTTTATATTGCCGACGGACACCATCGTAGTGCCGCCGCCGCTTTGGTAGGAGCCGAAAAAGCTAAGCAGAATCCGAATCATACCGGTGACGAAGAATACAACTACTTCATGGCAGTTTGTTTCCCCGCCAACCAACTGACTATTATTGATTACAACCGTGTTGTAAAAGACTTGAATGGCTTGACACCTGAACAATTCCTGACTGCTGTCAGCAAGAATTTTACGGTAGAAGAAAAAGGCACTGAAATCTATAAACCTGCCGGTTTGCATAATTTCTCTCTTTATCTGGATGGCAAGTGGTACAGTCTGACCGCTAAACCGGGTACTTACAATGATAATGATCCGATTGGTGTACTGGATGTTACTATTTCTTCCAACCTGATTCTGGATGAAGTTCTCGGTATCAAAGATCTGCGTTCGGATAAACGTATTGATTTTGTTGGAGGTATCCGTGGTCTGGGTGAGTTGAAGAAACGTGTGGATAGTGGTGAAATGAAAGTGGCTTTGGCACTTTATCCTGTCAGCATGAAGCAATTGATGGATATTGCAGATACGGGCAATATCATGCCGCCTAAGACAACGTGGTTTGAACCGAAACTACGTTCGGGATTGGTGATTCATAAGCTGGATTAA